In Arvicanthis niloticus isolate mArvNil1 chromosome 4, mArvNil1.pat.X, whole genome shotgun sequence, a single window of DNA contains:
- the LOC117707456 gene encoding guanylate-binding protein 1-like isoform X1, with protein sequence MNSKYRQGTPIHTYGKIHMPQPMCLIGNVKGQLRANQKALEILSTITQPVVVVAIVGLYRTGKSYLMNRLAGKRTGFSLGSTLQAHTKGIWMWCVPHPHKADHTLVLLDTEGLGDVEKGDNQNDCWIFALAILLSSTFVYNSMGAINQQAMDQLHYVTELTDRIRARSSPDQYDVVENSAEFVSFFPDFVWTLRDMTLKMEVDGLSVTADEYLEISLKLKEDSCKEVEKYNLPRLCIRKFFPKKKCFIFYPPTEWKKLSQLETLQESEIDSEFLQQVAEFCLYIFKECKAKTLPGGIIVNGPRLETLVQTYIGAISSGDLPCMENAVLVLAQIENSAAVQKAITHYDQQMSQRVQLPTETLQELLDLHRTCEKEAVNIFLRTSFKDEDQSFLMKLGSQLEERWDNYCKHNTKVSANRCWALLQDIFRPLEEGVKQGIYSKPGGYYLFVQETQRLKEKYHGQPKKGLQAEEVLQTYLKSKEAISHAILQTDQNLTKKEKEVIVERKKTESTMAAVKLLKETLKKNENLMKQKEQSYEEHIRQLTQKMENDRIQLKAEQERTLSLKLQEQKQLLQEGFQKESRKLQEEIKNVENRYKEKMDHMKAESSKSTEKLMEATQRRLEQMLEKKDMNHQEQVLQMMKKMERERAQLLAEQEKKMTLFLEEREQHLKKEFSEERRKHEKEIQDIEEKNRELTLQLKSQRAESSETKKMLKEMNELNLKTLNEKQKYFEHQLRQLTEERAQDTARLMAEQEETFQSKLQEQEEIFNEKISEQNKQHQQEIRALKKKNESGCAMM encoded by the exons GATTCTCTCTGGGCTCCACTCTGCAGGCTCATACAAAAGGAATCTGGATGTGGTGTGTGCCTCACCCCCACAAGGCAGACCACACGCTTGTTCTGCTTGACACTGAGGGCCTGGGTGATGTGGAGAAA GGTGACAACCAGAATGACTGCTGGATCTTTGCTCTGGCTATTCTTCTAAGCAGCACATTTGTCTACAACAGCATGGGAGCCATCAACCAGCAGGCCATGGACCAGCTGCA CTATGTGACAGAGCTCACAGATCGGATCCGAGCAAGATCCTCACCTGACCAGTACGATGTGGTAGAAAACTCAGCTGAGTTTGTGAGCTTCTTCCCTGACTTTGTGTGGACTCTGAGGGATATGACCTTGAAGATGGAAGTAGATGGGCTCTCAGTTACAGCAGATGAGTACCTGGAGATTTCTCTGAAGCTCAAAGAAG ATTCCTGCAAAGAAGTTGAAAAATACAACCTACCCCGACTCTGTATTCGTAAGTtttttccaaagaagaaatgttttatCTTCTATCCACCCACTGAGTGGAAAAAGCTTTCCCAGCTGGAGACACTACAAGAAAGTGAGATCGATTCTGAGTTTTTGCAGCAAGTAGCAGAATTCTGTTTATACATCTTTAAGGAGTGCAAAGCCAAAACTCTTCCAGGAGGCATCATTGTCAATGGCCCAC GACTAGAAACCCTGGTGCAGACCTATATCGGTGCCATCAGCAGTGGGGATCTCCCCTGCATGGAGAACGCAGTCCTGGTTTTGGCGCAGATAGAGAACTCAGCAGCAGTGCAAAAGGCCATCACCCACTATGACCAACAGATGAGTCAGAGGGTGCAGCTCCCCACAGAGACCCTCCAGGAGCTCCTGGACCTGCACAGGACCTGTGAGAAAGAGGCTGTAAACATCTTCCTCAGGACTTCCTTTAAAGATGAAGACCAGTCATTTCTAATGAAATTAGGG TCTCAGCTAGAAGAAAGATGGGACAACTATTGTAAACACAATACGAAAGTGTCAGCAAACCGTTGCTGGGCATTGCTTCAGGATATCTTCAGACCTCTTGAAGAAGGTGTGAAGCAAGGCATTTATTCTAAGCCAGGAGGTTACTACCTCTTTGTTCAGGAGacacagaggctgaaggaaaagtACCATGGACAACCAAAAAAGGGTTTACAG GCTGAAGAGGTTCTGCAGACATACTTAAAATCCAAGGAGGCTATTTCCCATGCAATTTTACAGACAGATCAGAATctgacaaaaaaggaaaaagaggttATAG tGGAACGAAAGAAAACTGAATCTACAATGGCTGCTGTAAAACTATTAaaggaaacactgaagaaaaatgagaatttgatgaaacagaaagaacaaagttATGAGGAACACATCAGACAGCTgactcagaaaatggaaaatgacAGAATCCAACTAAAGGCAGAGCAAGAGCGGACATTATCTCTGAAACTTCAG GAGCAGAAACAGCTACTCCAAGAGGGGttccagaaagaaagcagaaagcttCAAGAAGAGATAAAGAATGTGGAGAACAGATACAAGGAAAAAA TGGATCATATGAAAGCTGAATCTTCAAAGAGTACAGAAAAATTAATGGAAGCAACACAAAGGAGGTTAGAGCAGATGTtggaaaagaaagacatgaatCATCAGGAACAGGTCCTACAGATGatgaaaaagatggagagagaaagggcacAGTTACTAgcagagcaagagaagaagatgaCTCTTTTCCTTGAG GAGCGAGAACAACATCTCAAGAAGGAATTctctgaagagagaagaaagcatgaGAAAGAGATTCAAGATAtagaggagaaaaacagagaattAACCTTGCAAT TGAAATCTCAACGAGCTGAGTcctcagagacaaagaaaatgttGAAGGAAATGAATGAGTTGAATCTGAAGACtctaaatgagaaacaaaaatattttgagcATCAGCTGAGACAATTGACTGAAGAGAGAGCTCAGGATACAGCAAGGCTAATGGCAGAGCAGGAGGAGACATTTCAGAGTAAGCTTCAG GAACAAGAagaaattttcaatgaaaaaatcAGTGAACAGAATAAACAACACCAGCAAGAAATTAGGGCactcaagaagaaaaatgagtcCGGTTGTGCCATGATGTAA